A single genomic interval of Spirosoma linguale DSM 74 harbors:
- a CDS encoding outer membrane efflux protein (PFAM: outer membrane efflux protein~KEGG: sat:SYN_01010 type I secretion outer membrane protein): MNKLLNLSFLSALLAGSAVAQTSQPLYLKQVQDQAVQQNRRLKIARYKVDESDYKIAEARSRLYPLVVANGSYTYNGVTRDLTLPRGSIGVLPGATPIPLPQQDLTLFKAKHNLFFGNVLAYQPLSQLSKIRDGIKVAETDVALAKTQVSQAELAVRQGVEKLYFGLLIAQRQQQQVQTTIELTQAKLYDVESALLAGKTDPVNKVGLQADLANQQQQLLQLTNQVEDYTADLNELLGQPAETPLSLSPVTDSLPSLPPLATFLEGAKSGNLEVRQADQTSQKAALGVQAARKDYIPTVGALGGYLFQNVISDLPQSNYFVGLQLSYNIVDFGRRRSTLNQRLSQEKQASENVQYTREHIAGEVQKAHRKARQAQALLPIAAQAAQYRRDELKLKTDRLAAGLVLKRDVLETQAALAKAEADLYSAQLAYRLALSDLAALTGVSR; encoded by the coding sequence ATGAACAAACTTCTCAACTTATCCTTTCTCTCAGCCCTCCTGGCCGGCTCGGCAGTAGCCCAAACTAGCCAGCCTTTGTACTTAAAGCAGGTACAGGATCAGGCCGTTCAGCAAAACCGGCGGCTGAAGATTGCCCGGTATAAAGTCGACGAGAGCGATTATAAAATCGCCGAAGCCCGTAGTCGGCTCTATCCGCTGGTTGTTGCCAACGGCAGCTACACCTACAATGGCGTCACCCGCGACCTGACCCTACCCCGAGGCTCGATTGGGGTATTGCCGGGCGCAACGCCCATTCCGCTGCCCCAGCAGGACCTCACGCTGTTCAAAGCAAAGCACAACCTGTTTTTCGGTAATGTGCTGGCTTATCAACCCCTCAGTCAGTTGAGCAAAATCAGGGACGGCATCAAAGTAGCCGAAACCGACGTGGCACTGGCCAAAACGCAGGTAAGTCAGGCAGAACTGGCCGTACGGCAAGGGGTTGAAAAGCTTTATTTCGGTTTACTGATTGCCCAGCGTCAGCAGCAGCAGGTGCAAACAACCATTGAACTGACTCAGGCCAAATTGTACGATGTAGAAAGCGCACTCCTGGCCGGAAAAACCGACCCCGTCAATAAAGTTGGGCTGCAAGCCGATCTGGCCAATCAGCAGCAGCAGTTACTCCAGCTCACGAATCAGGTGGAAGATTACACCGCCGATTTGAATGAGTTACTCGGCCAACCCGCCGAAACGCCGTTGAGCCTAAGCCCCGTAACAGATTCACTGCCATCGCTACCGCCATTGGCTACATTTCTTGAGGGCGCTAAAAGCGGGAATCTGGAGGTTCGGCAGGCCGACCAAACCAGTCAGAAAGCCGCGCTTGGTGTGCAGGCGGCTCGCAAGGATTATATACCGACGGTTGGTGCGCTAGGTGGCTATTTGTTCCAGAATGTAATTTCGGACCTGCCCCAGAGCAATTACTTCGTGGGACTTCAACTGAGCTATAACATCGTTGACTTTGGTCGGCGTCGGTCTACGCTGAACCAGCGACTGTCGCAGGAAAAACAGGCCAGTGAAAATGTTCAGTATACGCGGGAACACATTGCCGGAGAAGTGCAAAAAGCCCATCGAAAAGCCCGTCAGGCGCAGGCATTGTTACCCATTGCCGCCCAGGCTGCTCAATACCGGCGCGACGAGCTAAAGCTTAAAACCGACCGACTCGCGGCCGGACTGGTCTTGAAGCGCGACGTGCTGGAAACACAGGCCGCGCTGGCAAAGGCCGAAGCAGATCTGTATTCGGCCCAACTGGCCTACCGCCTGGCCCTGTCCGATCTGGCAGCCTTGACGGGTGTTAGCCGGTGA
- a CDS encoding Nitrilase/cyanide hydratase and apolipoprotein N- acyltransferase (PFAM: Nitrilase/cyanide hydratase and apolipoprotein N-acyltransferase~KEGG: sat:SYN_02392 N-carbamoylputrescine amidase): MSKNVNIGLVQMSCSADVETNIQKAISGIREAAAKGAQIVCLQELFTSLYFCDVEDHHNFSLAEAIPGPTTNRLGELAGELGVVIVASLFEKRAHGLYHNTTAVLDADGSYLGKYRKMHIPDDPGYYEKFYFTPGDLGYKVFDTKFARIGVLICWDQWYPEAARITALMGAEILFYPTAIGWDTNEPDPAQNTEQYNAWQTIQRSHAIANGVHVVAVNRVGREADQQFWGGSFVANPFGSLLYLAPHDQELVHVQTVDLALSEKYRTTWPYFRDRRIDSYQPITKRYIDED; the protein is encoded by the coding sequence ATGTCTAAGAACGTCAATATCGGTTTAGTGCAGATGAGTTGCTCGGCAGATGTCGAGACAAATATCCAAAAAGCCATCAGCGGCATTCGTGAAGCGGCTGCAAAAGGGGCTCAAATCGTTTGTCTACAGGAATTATTCACGTCGCTGTACTTCTGCGATGTGGAGGACCATCATAATTTTAGTCTGGCCGAAGCCATCCCCGGCCCCACCACCAACCGACTGGGTGAACTGGCTGGCGAGCTGGGCGTGGTTATTGTAGCCTCTCTTTTCGAGAAGCGGGCGCACGGACTATACCACAATACCACGGCAGTGCTGGACGCCGATGGGTCGTATCTGGGCAAATACCGAAAGATGCATATTCCGGACGATCCGGGCTATTACGAGAAATTCTACTTCACCCCCGGCGACCTCGGTTACAAAGTATTTGACACGAAGTTTGCCCGGATTGGCGTGCTCATCTGCTGGGATCAGTGGTATCCCGAAGCGGCCCGTATTACGGCGCTCATGGGCGCCGAAATTCTGTTTTACCCAACCGCCATTGGCTGGGATACCAACGAACCCGATCCGGCGCAGAACACGGAACAGTACAATGCCTGGCAAACGATCCAGCGGAGCCATGCCATTGCCAATGGCGTTCACGTAGTGGCCGTTAACCGGGTTGGGCGCGAGGCCGACCAGCAGTTCTGGGGTGGCTCGTTCGTTGCCAACCCTTTCGGTTCGCTGCTGTATCTGGCCCCGCACGACCAGGAACTCGTACACGTGCAAACCGTCGATCTGGCCCTCTCCGAAAAATACCGTACCACCTGGCCCTACTTCCGCGACCGCCGGATTGATTCGTACCAACCCATTACGAAGCGATATATCGACGAGGACTAA